In bacterium, the sequence CCAACCCCATCAGAGCGCTGAAACCCAGGCCAAAGGCTGACGCTCTCAACAGTGGATGTACCGACCAGCGGGACACTGCAAACACCACCCCCCCATACACCAGGCAGATAAACGCCAGATGCCGCAGAACTCGCAAAGAGCGGCCGATCTGCGTATAGGATTTGATCGCCAGCCCGATCAATGCAATATTGAATCCCAGGTTGGCCCAGGCAGCGCCCATGTAGCTGAACCTGGGGATGAGCACCACATTCAACGCCACATTCACTATAGTAGCGGCAATGACGATGGTGAGAAAAGCCTTCTGCCTTCCGCCAAAGATCAACGCTCCGGTGAACGTGGTGGCCATGTAATTCACCAACGTGGCCAAACATAAAATCGTCAACGGTGCTCCGGCACGATGGTAGCCGGCGCCATAGAGCGTCGTCACGATAAACTCATCACACAACAGAATCACGCCGCTTGCCAATCCGCCGATAATCGTCAACAGAATGCCGAAACGCAGGACCACCGCATCCATCCGCTCCGGGCTGGCCGACTCTTGCACGAGAAAAGGGGCAAAGGAGGCCTGGATCAGACTCCCGGCCACCAGCAGCAGCTGCGCTATTTTCAACGCCGCGCTGTACCATCCGACCGCCTCGGGTTGATCCACGGCGCCCAACAACAGTGTGTCGAACGAATAGTATAAACGGATAGCCAGCACCGCCATGGCAATGATCACCGACTCTTTGACATAACGGGGCCACAGCGAGGGATCCAACCCGGCACGCCACGATCCGGGCAACAAACGCCGAATCAAAATAAAAAGGACGACCACCGACACACATTCGGCGGCGAATCGAAACACCGGCGCTAAAACCAGCTGTTGGCGCGATTGCACGAACATCAGCACCGGCAACAGATACAGGCCGTGAATCAGGATGCGCCACAGCGCAATGCCGCCCATGCGCTCCAGGCCCTGAAAAAGAAACTCGGGGTTCATCGCCTGGGTGAGCAGCGCCAGGGAGCCGAAGGCGAGGAGCAGCTTCATCTCCAGGCTCAACGGCAGAAAAAAAACCACAAGGGAAAAAAGCAAAACGATCACCGCTGCAATGCTCATCCGGATGGCGAAAATATTGGCGCTGATTTTGCGCGCCTCATGCGGTTGCCGGGCGATCTCCCGGGTGCCGAACACCGCCAGCCCCAGATCGATCAAAATGGCGAAATACAGGATAATCGACTGCATGAACGCCAGGCGGCCGAAGCCTTCGTCGGTCAGACGGCGCGCCAGCCAGATCGTGGTCACGAACGCCAGCACGACCGAGATCCCCTCGCCGATAAAAAGATAGCTCAGGTTGGCCGCTATGCGTCGCGTTCGATTCAACGATGTTTATCCCTCATGAAACACGAATCCCTTTGTTAACAGCGGTCTGGTGATGAAAATCTTTTACCTGCCGCTGCTTGTTTACGCAGCGCAAAGGTGAACTTCGGCGGCTAGAGG encodes:
- a CDS encoding flippase; the protein is MNRTRRIAANLSYLFIGEGISVVLAFVTTIWLARRLTDEGFGRLAFMQSIILYFAILIDLGLAVFGTREIARQPHEARKISANIFAIRMSIAAVIVLLFSLVVFFLPLSLEMKLLLAFGSLALLTQAMNPEFLFQGLERMGGIALWRILIHGLYLLPVLMFVQSRQQLVLAPVFRFAAECVSVVVLFILIRRLLPGSWRAGLDPSLWPRYVKESVIIAMAVLAIRLYYSFDTLLLGAVDQPEAVGWYSAALKIAQLLLVAGSLIQASFAPFLVQESASPERMDAVVLRFGILLTIIGGLASGVILLCDEFIVTTLYGAGYHRAGAPLTILCLATLVNYMATTFTGALIFGGRQKAFLTIVIAATIVNVALNVVLIPRFSYMGAAWANLGFNIALIGLAIKSYTQIGRSLRVLRHLAFICLVYGGVVFAVSRWSVHPLLRASAFGLGFSALMGLVYRMHLSAFVANVWRRSG